In one Halorubrum sp. CBA1229 genomic region, the following are encoded:
- a CDS encoding NEW3 domain-containing protein: protein MSRQPLRVLAVVAVVALLVGTLAGLAVAQEEPPFVRGEPELDVYVPDSTVSPGTTTDLTVQIANDGDVEAGSDARRATVTTARSVVIDVRNDGSPLVVETGRFAVGSIGEGAVREVPVSVRVPADAKPGRYSLDVRLEYSHTFLSAPRSGVVQDRSRTLTESIGVTVDDAPRFAMRTVDTDVQVGDSGTLAANVTNVGGEPARDLSVELAANSPDVALGETERNTARIDRLDPGENATVRFPASVDADAAAESFGLTGSVRYTDVDGIRGVHEGIPVGLRPRAEQSFSVAVDDSTLRVGENGTVSGTIRNDGPSDVDGVVLAVGDGAFAPRSPRYAVGDLDAGESAAFRFRGEVPAGADSVPQQVVLSTSYRSAADTVRTTREAVRVPVAERRDAVTVSPVDAEFAAGEDGVLRLDVTNRRDVELRDVELRLAVDQPLESEFRTTVVPSLAPGETGRVAFDLAVDGEAPASRYPASVEISYTDPDGVRVTGDTATVAASVVESSGGEVPIESAVLIVLLLLVAAGAWWFYVR, encoded by the coding sequence ATGTCCCGACAACCCCTCCGGGTCCTCGCCGTCGTCGCCGTCGTCGCCCTCCTCGTCGGGACGCTCGCCGGCCTCGCCGTCGCCCAAGAGGAGCCGCCGTTCGTGCGCGGCGAGCCCGAACTGGACGTGTACGTCCCGGACTCGACGGTGTCCCCGGGGACGACGACGGACCTCACGGTGCAGATCGCGAACGACGGCGACGTGGAAGCGGGGTCGGACGCCCGGCGAGCCACCGTCACGACCGCCCGGAGCGTCGTGATCGACGTTCGAAACGACGGCTCGCCCCTCGTCGTCGAGACGGGCCGGTTCGCCGTCGGATCGATCGGCGAGGGCGCGGTCCGGGAAGTCCCCGTCTCGGTCAGGGTCCCGGCCGACGCGAAGCCGGGACGGTACTCGCTCGACGTGCGGCTCGAGTACTCGCACACGTTCCTCTCGGCGCCGCGGAGCGGGGTCGTCCAGGACCGATCGCGGACGCTGACCGAGTCGATCGGGGTGACCGTGGACGACGCGCCCCGGTTCGCGATGCGGACGGTCGACACGGACGTCCAAGTCGGCGACTCCGGGACGCTCGCCGCGAACGTGACCAACGTCGGCGGGGAGCCCGCACGCGACCTTTCCGTCGAACTCGCCGCGAACAGTCCCGACGTCGCGCTCGGCGAGACTGAGCGGAACACCGCGCGGATCGACCGGCTCGACCCCGGCGAGAACGCGACGGTCAGGTTCCCGGCGAGCGTCGACGCGGACGCCGCCGCGGAGTCGTTCGGCCTCACCGGCAGCGTTCGGTACACGGACGTCGACGGCATCCGCGGCGTTCACGAGGGGATCCCGGTCGGGCTCCGACCGCGCGCGGAGCAGTCCTTCTCGGTCGCGGTCGACGACTCCACGCTCCGCGTCGGCGAGAACGGGACCGTCAGCGGGACGATCCGCAACGACGGGCCGAGCGACGTCGACGGGGTCGTCCTCGCGGTCGGCGATGGGGCGTTCGCCCCCCGCAGTCCGCGGTACGCCGTCGGCGACCTCGACGCCGGCGAGAGCGCCGCCTTCCGGTTCCGCGGCGAGGTCCCGGCGGGCGCCGACTCGGTCCCCCAGCAGGTGGTCCTCTCGACGAGCTACCGGAGCGCCGCCGACACCGTCCGCACGACCCGCGAGGCGGTTCGCGTTCCCGTCGCCGAGCGCCGGGACGCGGTGACGGTGTCCCCGGTCGACGCCGAATTCGCGGCCGGCGAGGACGGCGTGTTGCGGCTCGACGTGACGAACCGCCGCGACGTCGAGCTCCGCGACGTCGAGCTGCGTCTCGCCGTCGACCAGCCGCTGGAGAGCGAGTTCCGAACCACCGTGGTCCCGTCGCTGGCGCCCGGAGAGACGGGGCGGGTCGCGTTCGACCTCGCGGTCGACGGCGAGGCGCCGGCGAGCCGGTATCCGGCCAGCGTCGAGATCAGCTACACCGATCCCGACGGGGTCCGCGTCACCGGCGACACCGCGACGGTCGCCGCCTCGGTCGTCGAGTCGTCCGGCGGCGAGGTCCCCATCGAGTCCGCCGTGCTGATCGTCCTCCTGCTCCTCGTCGCCGCCGGGGCGTGGTGGTTCTATGTCCGGTGA
- a CDS encoding alanine--glyoxylate aminotransferase family protein, translated as MLMTPGPTAVPEPVRDAMSRELINPDVDPEFQRIYDRLTDRLETVYGVESSATSEADGTPEALSRDVVVPGGEGILGLEAAIASLVEPGTEVLCLSNGLYGDGFADFVESYGGEATLVSAEYDEPLPLAELESTLADGDFDVATLVHCETPTGTLNDLGPALDLLEGADGEIVTVVDAVSSLGGVRVPTERIDVCLGASQKCFSAPPGLTTAAISERAWAAMDERDPHSLYTNFLPWRDTSEGFPYTHLTTEIVALDAALEMWLEEGLDAVRDRHRAAAARCRERGAELGLEPYPEPERSSPTVTAFYTPGRAAELQERLREERDVLVATGLGELAGDVLRVGHMGHNARVERVDETMDALEDVL; from the coding sequence ATGCTCATGACGCCGGGACCGACCGCGGTCCCCGAACCCGTCCGCGACGCGATGAGCCGCGAGCTGATCAACCCCGACGTGGACCCGGAGTTCCAGCGGATATACGACCGGCTCACGGACCGGCTGGAGACCGTGTACGGTGTCGAGTCGAGCGCAACGAGCGAGGCCGACGGAACTCCGGAGGCGCTCTCCCGCGACGTCGTCGTCCCCGGCGGGGAGGGGATCCTCGGGTTGGAGGCCGCGATCGCCTCGCTCGTCGAGCCCGGCACCGAAGTGCTCTGCCTGTCGAACGGGCTCTACGGCGACGGGTTCGCCGACTTCGTCGAGTCGTACGGCGGCGAGGCGACGCTGGTCTCGGCAGAGTACGACGAGCCGCTCCCGCTCGCGGAGCTGGAGTCGACCCTCGCCGACGGCGACTTCGACGTCGCGACGCTGGTCCACTGCGAGACCCCCACGGGGACGCTCAACGACCTCGGCCCCGCGCTGGACCTGCTGGAGGGGGCCGACGGCGAGATCGTCACCGTCGTCGACGCGGTCTCCTCGCTCGGCGGGGTCCGAGTACCTACCGAGCGGATCGACGTCTGTCTGGGCGCGTCCCAGAAGTGCTTCAGCGCGCCGCCGGGACTCACCACGGCCGCGATCAGCGAGCGCGCGTGGGCGGCGATGGACGAGCGCGACCCGCACTCGCTGTACACGAACTTCCTCCCGTGGCGCGACACGTCGGAGGGATTCCCGTACACCCACCTCACGACCGAGATCGTCGCGCTCGACGCGGCGCTGGAGATGTGGCTGGAGGAGGGGCTCGACGCGGTTCGGGACCGACACCGGGCGGCCGCGGCGCGGTGTCGCGAGCGCGGGGCGGAACTGGGGTTAGAGCCGTATCCGGAGCCGGAACGCAGCTCGCCGACGGTGACCGCCTTTTATACGCCCGGACGGGCCGCGGAGCTGCAGGAGCGACTGCGCGAGGAGCGCGACGTGCTCGTCGCGACGGGGTTGGGCGAGTTGGCCGGAGACGTTCTCCGCGTCGGGCACATGGGACACAACGCGCGGGTCGAGCGCGTGGACGAGACGATGGACGCGCTGGAAGACGTCTTATAA
- a CDS encoding aldo/keto reductase, with the protein MNHRTLGSVGEVSEVGYGSWQIGSDWGDVSESEAVAAVETARDAGIDFFDTADVYGDGRSEQLLGDVLGDDIARGDVTVATKAGRRLDPHVADGYTEANLRRFVNRSRENLGVETLDLVQLHCPPTDVYYRPETFDALATLADEGRIAAYGVSVERVEEGLKAIEYPGVESVQIIFNPFRQRPAELFLDEAAARDVGVICRVPLASGLLTGALSRDDEFPENDHRNYNRDGDAFDVGETFAGVPFEAGLDAADALADRVDAVADDPTDATGDDLSLAGFSLRWILDHDAVSAVIPGSTTPEHIRSNAAVSDRPPLGDDAHEAAREVYDEFVREHVHHRW; encoded by the coding sequence ATGAATCATCGCACGCTCGGGAGCGTCGGCGAGGTCAGCGAGGTCGGCTACGGCTCCTGGCAGATCGGGAGCGACTGGGGCGACGTGAGCGAGTCTGAGGCCGTCGCGGCCGTCGAGACCGCCCGCGACGCCGGGATCGACTTCTTCGACACCGCGGACGTCTACGGCGACGGGCGCTCGGAGCAGCTCCTCGGCGACGTGCTCGGAGACGACATCGCGCGCGGCGACGTCACGGTCGCGACGAAGGCCGGCCGCCGGCTCGACCCCCACGTCGCCGACGGGTACACCGAGGCGAACCTCCGTCGGTTCGTGAACCGATCGCGCGAGAACCTCGGCGTCGAGACGCTCGATCTGGTCCAGCTCCACTGCCCGCCCACGGACGTCTACTACCGGCCGGAGACGTTCGACGCGCTCGCGACCCTCGCGGACGAGGGGCGGATCGCGGCGTACGGCGTCAGCGTCGAGCGCGTCGAGGAGGGACTGAAGGCGATCGAATATCCGGGCGTCGAGTCGGTCCAGATCATCTTCAACCCCTTCCGCCAGCGCCCGGCGGAGCTGTTCCTCGACGAGGCCGCCGCCCGCGACGTGGGCGTGATCTGCCGGGTACCGCTCGCGTCCGGCCTGCTGACCGGCGCGCTCTCGCGCGACGACGAGTTCCCGGAGAACGACCACCGCAACTACAACCGCGACGGCGACGCCTTCGACGTGGGCGAGACGTTCGCGGGCGTCCCCTTCGAGGCCGGCCTCGACGCGGCCGACGCGCTCGCGGACCGCGTCGACGCGGTCGCCGACGACCCGACCGACGCGACCGGCGACGACCTCTCGCTCGCGGGGTTCTCGCTCCGATGGATCCTCGACCACGACGCCGTTTCGGCCGTCATTCCGGGGTCGACGACGCCCGAGCACATCCGGTCGAACGCGGCCGTCAGCGACCGTCCGCCGCTCGGCGACGACGCGCACGAGGCGGCCCGCGAGGTGTACGACGAGTTCGTCCGCGAGCACGTCCACCACCGCTGGTAG
- a CDS encoding lipopolysaccharide biosynthesis protein, with product MNADPGAGGEDERETPSDDSVPDEEREALVTIAHGAVVTSGGVSGQRALTAATEFVLARGLGPTAYGVYALAWRIAQLLSRLVTFGSVPTLQRYLPEYADDPARRGTVAGLAYATTLGFGAAIAAGVWLAAPRINDLTVEEAAFPGAMRAFGFLVGLLGVVMVASAIFRAVGSARGEIAFNKLLRPGVRLVAAVAALAAGYSIGGVAVGIVAATALLAAVAVPLSARVTGVVPSLRGARREARRFYDHAAPVAMSSLGKVFQNRVDVLLVGALLTATAAGVYNVVLVLIAIAWIPLMSFNQLLPPVASDLYANDRTATLNAVYSSVTRQIVTAVVPILVVLAVYGRELLGLFGDPYVAGYLPLVVYLGGVFVGSAVGATGWLLMMTDHQYARMALDWLLAVLNVALTYAFVVRFGLVGAALGTSLAIAGQNGIQVLLLRRFEGLWPFDRTFLTPLAAGVAALLVARAVRAVVPGLAAVVVGGVLGLATYAAALRRLGVDPRDRLVASHLAGRYRAALARRLDR from the coding sequence GTGAACGCCGACCCCGGAGCCGGCGGCGAGGACGAGCGCGAGACGCCGAGCGACGACTCCGTCCCCGACGAGGAGCGCGAGGCGCTCGTGACGATCGCTCACGGCGCGGTGGTCACGTCCGGGGGCGTCTCCGGCCAGCGGGCGCTGACGGCGGCGACCGAGTTCGTCCTCGCGCGGGGGCTCGGCCCGACGGCGTACGGCGTCTACGCGCTCGCGTGGCGGATCGCGCAGCTCCTGTCGCGGCTCGTCACCTTCGGGAGCGTGCCGACGCTCCAGCGGTACCTCCCCGAGTACGCGGACGACCCGGCCCGGCGGGGGACCGTCGCCGGGCTCGCGTACGCGACGACGCTCGGCTTCGGCGCCGCCATCGCCGCGGGGGTCTGGCTCGCGGCCCCGCGTATCAACGACCTCACCGTCGAGGAGGCGGCCTTCCCGGGCGCGATGCGGGCGTTCGGCTTCCTCGTCGGGCTCCTCGGCGTCGTGATGGTCGCGTCGGCGATCTTCCGCGCCGTCGGCTCCGCCCGCGGTGAGATCGCTTTCAACAAGCTCCTCCGGCCGGGGGTCCGGCTCGTCGCCGCGGTCGCTGCGCTCGCTGCCGGCTACTCTATCGGCGGCGTCGCCGTCGGGATCGTCGCCGCGACCGCGCTGCTCGCGGCGGTCGCCGTCCCGCTCTCGGCGCGAGTGACCGGCGTCGTCCCGTCGCTACGCGGCGCCCGCCGCGAGGCGCGGCGCTTCTACGACCACGCGGCGCCGGTCGCGATGAGCAGCCTCGGGAAAGTCTTCCAGAACCGCGTTGACGTGCTGCTCGTGGGGGCGCTCCTGACCGCGACGGCCGCGGGGGTGTACAACGTCGTGCTCGTGCTGATCGCGATCGCGTGGATCCCGCTCATGTCCTTCAACCAGCTCCTCCCGCCCGTCGCCTCCGACCTGTACGCGAACGACCGGACCGCGACGCTGAACGCGGTGTACTCCTCGGTGACGCGCCAGATCGTCACGGCGGTCGTCCCGATCCTCGTCGTCCTCGCCGTCTACGGCCGGGAGCTGCTCGGGCTGTTCGGCGACCCGTACGTCGCGGGGTACCTCCCGCTCGTCGTCTACCTCGGCGGGGTGTTCGTCGGCAGCGCGGTCGGCGCGACCGGCTGGCTCCTGATGATGACCGACCACCAGTACGCCCGGATGGCGCTCGACTGGCTGCTCGCGGTCCTCAACGTCGCGCTGACGTACGCGTTCGTCGTCCGCTTCGGGCTCGTCGGCGCCGCGCTCGGCACGTCGCTCGCGATCGCCGGCCAGAACGGGATACAGGTGCTGCTGCTGCGTCGGTTCGAGGGGCTGTGGCCGTTCGACCGCACCTTCCTCACCCCGCTCGCGGCTGGGGTTGCGGCCCTCCTCGTCGCGCGGGCGGTCCGCGCGGTCGTCCCAGGTCTGGCCGCGGTCGTCGTCGGGGGCGTATTGGGGCTCGCGACGTACGCGGCGGCGCTCCGCCGCCTCGGCGTCGACCCCCGAGACCGGCTCGTCGCGAGCCACCTGGCGGGCCGGTACCGCGCGGCGCTCGCGCGACGGCTCGACCGGTAG
- a CDS encoding succinylglutamate desuccinylase/aspartoacylase family protein yields METIERGSAGSARVAIVGGIHGDEPAGERIVRRLADELDEDGPGSGSVRLIVANERALAAGTRYTDADLNRVFPGDPDSDDYERTLAPRLAAELEGMDAVLALHTSHSAPPPFAIYSDPTESVRRSVTGMPVEYVVDSSELRSTTLDSVVPHTVSIEVGRQGSEEAVKFGHEACLAFLRAHGAIDDEPPTFTETTVVAGDEEVPKGGGEPHVHFANFEAIPPGSVFAEDDVYTHRVEEEGLVPILASEEGYEEIFGIYGRVQGVMEPPASAGDGAVGGEEPAEEESAEETAE; encoded by the coding sequence ATGGAAACGATCGAGCGCGGGTCGGCCGGCTCGGCCCGCGTCGCGATCGTCGGCGGGATCCACGGCGACGAGCCCGCCGGCGAGCGGATCGTCAGGCGGCTCGCCGACGAACTTGACGAGGACGGGCCCGGGAGCGGGAGCGTTCGGCTGATCGTCGCCAACGAGCGAGCGCTGGCGGCCGGGACGCGGTACACGGACGCAGACCTGAACCGCGTCTTCCCGGGCGACCCCGACAGCGACGACTACGAGCGGACGCTCGCGCCGCGGCTCGCGGCCGAACTGGAGGGGATGGACGCGGTGCTCGCGCTCCACACCTCCCACAGCGCCCCGCCGCCGTTCGCCATCTACAGCGACCCGACCGAGTCGGTTCGCCGCAGCGTGACCGGGATGCCCGTGGAGTACGTCGTCGACTCCAGCGAGCTGCGGTCGACGACGCTCGACTCCGTCGTCCCCCACACCGTCTCGATAGAGGTCGGCAGACAGGGGAGCGAGGAGGCGGTCAAGTTCGGCCACGAGGCCTGTCTGGCGTTCCTCCGGGCGCACGGCGCTATTGACGACGAGCCGCCGACGTTCACCGAGACGACGGTCGTCGCGGGCGACGAGGAGGTGCCGAAGGGCGGCGGCGAGCCGCACGTCCACTTCGCGAACTTCGAGGCGATCCCGCCGGGGTCGGTGTTCGCTGAGGACGACGTGTACACCCACCGCGTCGAGGAGGAAGGGCTCGTCCCGATCCTCGCGAGCGAGGAGGGATACGAGGAGATATTCGGCATCTACGGCCGCGTACAAGGGGTCATGGAGCCGCCGGCGTCGGCGGGTGACGGGGCTGTCGGCGGGGAAGAGCCGGCGGAGGAGGAGTCAGCAGAGGAGACGGCGGAGTAG
- a CDS encoding DUF5811 family protein, with protein sequence MNGNNPYAGAPGVTNAGEPAAVDLSPDQERRLRRAVAGIVSRTESYLPNSYAVGSELSVGANGPQATVAVNPPAGHPVSAGFTPDPDELEAGIADADTDEVARGLAASAAMQVMDAVGDVTPTAK encoded by the coding sequence ATGAACGGCAACAACCCGTACGCCGGGGCACCGGGTGTGACGAACGCGGGCGAGCCCGCGGCCGTCGACCTCTCCCCCGACCAGGAACGGCGCCTCCGGCGCGCGGTCGCCGGAATCGTCTCTCGAACCGAATCGTATCTTCCGAACAGCTACGCCGTCGGCTCGGAGCTGTCGGTCGGCGCTAACGGCCCGCAGGCGACCGTCGCGGTCAATCCGCCCGCCGGGCACCCCGTCTCGGCCGGCTTCACGCCGGACCCCGACGAGCTCGAGGCCGGGATCGCCGACGCCGACACCGACGAGGTCGCCCGCGGGCTGGCCGCCAGCGCCGCGATGCAGGTGATGGACGCCGTCGGCGACGTCACGCCGACCGCGAAGTGA
- a CDS encoding pyruvoyl-dependent arginine decarboxylase, which yields MNTIHVAGGVGVADTAMASYDAALADANLHNYNLVAVSSVVPAEATVEAVEVVPDLGPAGNRLTVVEARRTVGPDDEVDFREGGRAGAEDAESKRAPRRRPDVAAGLGWATGPGPGLFYEVTGEDPEDVRERIEAGLDAGGELRDWDLPDREVHVETTASAPDRYTTAVVIAAYGESEPIL from the coding sequence ATGAACACCATCCACGTCGCCGGCGGCGTCGGGGTCGCCGACACGGCGATGGCCTCCTACGACGCCGCGCTCGCGGACGCGAACCTCCACAACTACAACCTCGTCGCGGTCTCCTCCGTGGTCCCCGCAGAGGCGACCGTCGAGGCGGTCGAGGTGGTCCCCGACCTCGGCCCCGCCGGCAACCGGCTCACCGTGGTCGAGGCGCGTCGCACTGTCGGCCCGGACGACGAGGTGGACTTCCGCGAGGGCGGCCGCGCCGGCGCGGAGGACGCCGAGTCGAAGCGCGCACCCCGACGCCGCCCGGACGTGGCCGCCGGTCTCGGCTGGGCGACCGGTCCCGGTCCCGGCCTCTTCTACGAGGTGACCGGCGAGGACCCCGAGGACGTCCGCGAGCGCATCGAGGCCGGGCTCGACGCCGGCGGGGAGCTGCGCGACTGGGACCTGCCCGACCGCGAGGTGCACGTTGAGACGACGGCCTCGGCGCCGGACCGGTACACGACCGCGGTCGTGATCGCCGCGTACGGCGAGTCGGAGCCGATACTGTAG
- a CDS encoding proteasome-activating nucleotidase yields MSHSPSLPDRPRLELDPEMSETERLEAIRQHYRRILQVNEELEQRLDDAQGRRGELKADVDELKRENEVLKTSSLYIASVEEITDDGVVIKQHGNNQEVLTQAATRLDEDLRPGDRVAINDSFAVQQVLDDETDSRAQAMEVTESPDVEYADIGGIDDQIREVREAVEDPLENPEQFEAVGVEPPSGVLLHGPPGTGKTMLAKAVANESDATFIKMAGSELVRKFIGEGSRLVRDLFELAAEREPAVIFIDEIDAVAAKRTDSKTSGDAEVQRTMMQLLSEMDGFDDRGEVRIMAATNRFDMLDEAILRPGRFDRLIEVPEPDAEGRARILEIHTQEMNVAEGTDLSEVASDLEGYSGADIASLATEAGMFAIRDGRTEVTLEDFEAARDKLQDAEQTEEQVINYQY; encoded by the coding sequence ATGTCTCATAGCCCCTCACTGCCCGACCGCCCCCGTCTGGAGCTCGATCCGGAGATGAGCGAGACGGAGCGGCTCGAAGCGATCCGCCAGCACTACCGACGGATCCTGCAGGTGAACGAAGAGCTGGAGCAGCGGCTCGACGACGCGCAGGGTCGCCGCGGCGAGCTGAAGGCCGACGTCGACGAGCTGAAACGCGAGAACGAGGTGCTGAAGACCTCCTCGCTGTACATCGCGTCGGTCGAGGAGATCACCGACGACGGCGTCGTCATCAAACAGCACGGCAACAACCAGGAGGTGCTGACGCAGGCGGCCACCCGGCTCGACGAGGACCTCCGCCCCGGCGACCGCGTCGCGATCAACGACTCCTTCGCGGTCCAGCAGGTGCTCGACGACGAGACCGACTCACGGGCGCAGGCGATGGAGGTCACGGAGTCGCCCGACGTCGAGTACGCCGACATCGGCGGCATCGACGACCAGATCCGCGAGGTCCGCGAGGCCGTCGAGGACCCCCTAGAGAACCCCGAGCAGTTCGAGGCCGTCGGCGTCGAACCGCCGAGCGGCGTCCTGCTCCACGGCCCGCCGGGAACGGGGAAGACGATGCTCGCGAAGGCCGTCGCCAACGAGTCCGACGCGACGTTCATCAAGATGGCCGGCTCCGAGCTCGTCCGGAAGTTCATCGGCGAGGGGTCGCGGCTCGTCCGCGACCTGTTCGAGCTCGCCGCCGAGCGCGAGCCCGCCGTCATCTTCATCGACGAGATCGACGCCGTCGCCGCCAAGCGGACGGACTCGAAGACCTCGGGCGACGCCGAGGTCCAGCGGACGATGATGCAGCTGCTCTCCGAGATGGACGGCTTCGACGACCGCGGCGAGGTCCGGATCATGGCCGCGACCAACCGCTTCGACATGCTCGACGAGGCGATCCTCCGCCCCGGCCGGTTCGACCGCCTCATCGAGGTGCCCGAGCCCGACGCCGAGGGGCGCGCCCGCATCCTCGAGATCCACACGCAGGAGATGAACGTCGCCGAGGGGACGGACCTCTCCGAGGTCGCGTCGGACTTAGAGGGGTACAGCGGGGCCGACATCGCCTCGCTGGCGACCGAGGCCGGCATGTTCGCGATCCGCGACGGCCGCACGGAGGTCACGCTCGAGGACTTCGAGGCGGCCCGCGACAAGCTCCAGGACGCGGAGCAGACCGAAGAGCAGGTCATCAACTACCAGTACTGA
- a CDS encoding response regulator, with translation MTDGATEPTVLAVDDEPDLAELYRVYLSSAYDVRIATGGEAAMEEMDESVDVVLLDRRMPDMSGHEVLTAMRAAGYDARVAMLTAVEPDVDIVDMPFDDYKTKPVTKEDLLTLVEVLLYRAEFDEHSQEFFALASKKAALEAADATGGDEYEELVERMETIRDRVDDTLDRLSARDAFVEVPGSVP, from the coding sequence ATGACCGACGGTGCGACCGAGCCGACGGTCCTCGCCGTCGACGACGAGCCCGACCTCGCCGAGCTGTACCGGGTGTACCTCAGCTCGGCGTACGACGTGCGGATCGCGACCGGCGGCGAGGCGGCGATGGAGGAGATGGACGAGTCGGTCGACGTCGTCCTCCTCGACCGTCGGATGCCGGATATGTCCGGTCACGAGGTGCTCACCGCCATGCGCGCGGCCGGCTACGACGCCCGGGTCGCGATGCTCACCGCGGTCGAGCCCGACGTCGACATCGTCGACATGCCGTTCGACGACTACAAGACGAAGCCGGTGACGAAGGAGGACCTCCTCACGCTCGTGGAGGTGCTCCTCTACCGCGCGGAGTTCGACGAGCACAGCCAGGAGTTCTTCGCGCTGGCCTCGAAGAAGGCCGCGCTGGAGGCGGCCGACGCGACGGGCGGCGACGAGTACGAGGAGCTCGTCGAGCGGATGGAGACGATCCGCGACCGCGTCGACGACACGCTCGACCGGCTCTCAGCGCGCGACGCGTTCGTCGAGGTCCCGGGGAGCGTCCCGTAG
- a CDS encoding amphi-Trp domain-containing protein, whose translation MPEEVLFKSESNRSREEIAAYLRTVADSLESGSEITLSRGGESVTMAPPARPTFEVKAEREGPADGPGELSVEFELEWDEDGGGGDADGDLTIE comes from the coding sequence ATGCCAGAAGAAGTCCTCTTCAAATCCGAGAGCAATCGAAGCCGCGAGGAGATCGCCGCGTACCTCCGGACCGTCGCCGACTCGCTGGAGTCCGGCAGCGAGATCACGCTCAGTCGGGGCGGCGAGTCGGTGACGATGGCTCCGCCGGCCCGGCCGACGTTCGAGGTGAAAGCGGAGCGCGAGGGACCCGCCGACGGCCCCGGCGAGCTGAGCGTCGAGTTCGAGCTGGAGTGGGACGAGGACGGCGGGGGCGGCGACGCCGACGGGGACCTGACGATCGAGTGA
- a CDS encoding aminopeptidase, translating into MDARIREHAEIIADHSTGIESGDDVVIQLPAEAEDLAVALHEVCGDRGANPVYLNYSKRAQRAFKRSSEEFTEPDHRLALYREADVFVIARGGSNATEDADVDPETNAAYNRAMEDVKRTRLSKTWCLTQYPTASHAQLAGMSTEAYEDFVWDAVSLDWDEQRAFQAEMVEILDDADEVRIRSGEETDLTLDVSGNSTLNDNGEANLPGGEVFTAPVRDGVDGEVHFDLPLYRYGREIEGVRLRFEDGEVVSHSAERNEDLLTGILDTDEGSRRLGELGIGMNRQIDRFTYNMLFDEKMGDTVHMAVGSAYPETVGEANEVNESAEHVDMIVDMSEDSVIEVDGEVVQRDGTFVFEDGF; encoded by the coding sequence ATGGACGCACGCATCCGCGAGCACGCCGAGATCATCGCCGACCACTCGACCGGCATCGAGTCGGGCGACGACGTCGTCATCCAGCTGCCGGCCGAGGCCGAGGACCTCGCGGTCGCCCTCCACGAGGTCTGCGGAGACCGCGGCGCCAATCCGGTGTACCTCAACTACTCGAAGCGCGCCCAGCGCGCGTTCAAGCGCTCGTCCGAGGAGTTCACCGAGCCGGACCACCGGCTCGCGCTGTACCGGGAGGCCGACGTGTTCGTCATCGCGCGCGGCGGGTCGAACGCCACCGAGGACGCCGACGTCGACCCCGAGACGAACGCCGCCTACAACCGCGCGATGGAGGACGTCAAGCGGACGCGCCTCTCGAAGACGTGGTGTCTCACGCAGTACCCGACCGCGAGCCACGCCCAGCTCGCCGGGATGAGCACCGAGGCGTACGAGGACTTCGTCTGGGACGCGGTCTCGCTCGACTGGGACGAGCAGCGCGCGTTCCAAGCGGAGATGGTCGAGATTTTGGACGACGCCGACGAGGTGCGGATCCGCTCGGGCGAGGAGACGGACCTCACGCTCGACGTCTCCGGGAATTCGACGCTCAACGACAACGGCGAGGCGAACCTCCCCGGCGGCGAGGTGTTCACGGCGCCCGTGCGCGACGGCGTCGACGGCGAGGTCCACTTCGACCTCCCGCTGTACCGCTACGGCCGCGAGATCGAGGGGGTCCGGCTCCGGTTCGAGGACGGGGAGGTCGTCTCGCACTCCGCCGAGCGCAACGAGGACCTCTTGACGGGGATCCTCGACACCGACGAGGGGTCGCGGCGGCTCGGCGAGCTCGGCATCGGGATGAACCGCCAGATCGACCGGTTCACCTACAACATGCTGTTCGACGAGAAGATGGGCGACACGGTCCACATGGCGGTCGGCTCCGCGTACCCCGAGACGGTGGGCGAGGCCAACGAGGTCAACGAGTCCGCCGAGCACGTCGACATGATCGTCGACATGAGCGAGGACTCCGTCATCGAGGTCGACGGCGAGGTCGTCCAGCGCGACGGGACGTTCGTCTTCGAGGACGGGTTCTGA